The genomic window TGCGCGCCAGTGCCGCTTCACGAGTCTGCGCGTGAGTGATCACCTTGGCGATCATGGAGTCGTAATTGGGTGGCACCGAGTAGCCGGAGTACAGATGGGAGTCCACCCGCACACCGAGCCCACCGGGGGCGTGGAAGTTATTCACCTTGCCCGGACTGGGGAAGAAGGTCTTCGGGTCCTCGGCATTAATACGGCACTCGAAGGAGTGGCCGCGGATGACGATGTCTTCCTGCTTGAGGGATAGCTTCTCGCCCGCACAGACACGAATCTGTTCCTTGATCAGGTCCACTCCGGTCACCATCTCACTGACGGGGTGCTCCACCTGGATGCGGGTATTCATCTCGATGAAGTAGAAGCGCTCATCCTCGTACAGGAACTCGAAGGTGCCAGCGCCCCGGTAGCCGATCTCGATACAGGCCTGGACACAGGCTTCATAGACATCCTGGCGCACCTTGTCCGGAATGCCCGGGGCTGGCGCCTCCTCCAGAACCTTCTGGTGACGGCGCTGCAAAGAGCAGTCGCGGTCGCCCAGATGAATGGCGTTGCCCTGGCCATCAGACATCACCTGGATTTCCACATGGCGCGGGTTCTGCAGGAATTTCTCCATGTAGACCGTATCATCGCCAAAGGCGGCCTTGGCTTCGGACTTGGTCACGGAGATGGCGTTCAGCAGCGCCGCCTCGGTGTGGACTACACGCATGCCGCGGCCACCGCCACCGGCTGCGGCCTTGATGATCACCGGGTAGCCGACCTTGCGGCCGATTTCCAGGCAGCGCTCGCCGTTCGCGGGCAGTGGGCCATCGGAGCCCGGCACGGTGGGTACGCCGGCTTTTTTCATGGCGGCGATGGCGGACACCTTGTCACCCATCAGGCGGATCACATCCGCATCAGGCCCGATAAAGGTGAAACCGCTCTTCTGCACCTGCTCTGCGAAGTCCGCATTTTCCGCCAGGAAGCCATAGCCCGGGTGGACGGCAACCGAGTCGGTGATCTCCATCGCGGAGATGATGGCGGGAATGTTCAGGTAGCTCTGCGGCGACGGGTTGGGGCCGATGCACACGGCCTCGTCGGCGAGACGCACATGTTTCAGGTCCCGGTCCACCTGAGAGTGGACGGCGACCGTGGCGATACCCATCTCTTTACAAGCGCGGAGTACGCGCAGGGCGATTTCGCCGCGATTGGCGATCAGTACTTTATCAAACATGCCGATTCACCCCGCTCAGACGATGGTCACGAGCGGCTGGTCAAACTCCACCGGCTGTCCGTCTTCCACCAGGATGCTCTCGATAGTACCGGCCTTGTCGGCCTCGATCTGGTTCATCATCTTCATGGCCTCGACGATACAGATCACATCGCCCACTTTGACCTGCTGGCCCACTTTGACGAAGGGCTCGGCGCCGGGACTGGAAGCGGCATAGAAAGTGCCAACCATGGGGGACTTGACTGCATGTCCGGTGAGCGCGGGAACTGATTCCTCCGCCTGGGCAGCCGGCGCTGCGGGGGCCGGTGCTGCTGGTGCCGGCGCTGCGGCGGGTGCCGGCATCGGTGCCATCGCGGCCGCAGCCTGAACCGCACCGCTCACACCGCGACTGATACGGACGGACTCTTCGCCCTCCTTGATCTCCAGTTCGCCGATGTCGGACTCTTCAAGCAGTTCAATCAGTTTTTTGATCTTGCGGATATCCATAGGTCTTCACTCGTAGTGTTTTTTCACGTCAGGATTGATCCGGCGTCGATGCCAGCTGATGCATGGCCGCCTGCAACGCCAGGGTATAACTGTGTGCGCCGAACCCGCAGATGACACCGCGGGCAAGGTCTGAAAGATATGAGCGGTGTCGGAATGCCTCCCGCGCGTGCGGGTTCGACAGGTGCAGCTCGATAAAGGGAATCGCTACCGCCGCCAGCGCATCGCGCAGGGCCACACTGGTGTGGGTGTAGGCGGCGGGGTTGATCACGATGAAATCAATGCCCTCCTTGCCGGCCGCCTGAATGCGGTCGACCAGGGCGCCCTCGCTGTTGCTCTGAAACGCGTCCAGCTGGTGGCCGGCGTTCTCGCACAGGCCGCGGGCCTCCCGGTCGATCTCCGCCAGGGTGGTTGCGCCATAGATCTCCGGCTCGCGTGTGCCGAGCATGTTGAGATTCGGGCCGTGCAACAGCAGAAGTTTCGCCATGAATAGCTCTGAAGGAAAAGCGTGATTCAGTCACAAAATGGTGGGGAATGTCGGCAATCTTGCGGACAAAGTCACACATTAGACCAACTTGCCCCGAAATTCTGGCGAGTGTGCCGGAAAAGTGACCTTGTGTCCATGGCCGATCAGTCAAGAAGCGACGTTAGGCGCAGTTGCCCCGCTTTTCTTCGCTTTTTGAGGCAAGAAAGCCCTTGGGGTTGTCTTTTTTGCCCGAATCCATGGTCAGCTGGGTTTGGTCGTCAGCGGGACGCCTCGGCGGCGATGGCGGCCCCTGCCTCGGGGGCGGCAGCCGCTTGCAGTTCAGTGATCAGGCCGTCACGGGTGAGCACCTGGGGAAGGATGCGGGCTTCGCCACCGTCAGCAGGATAGACCAGGTAGAGGGGGACGCTGGTGCGGCCGTAGCGGGCGAGCAACTCAGTAATCCGCGGATCCTGGTTGGTCCAGTCGCCCTTCAGGGCCACAACCTCGAGAGAGGAGACCGCCTCTGCGACCGAGTCACTGGAAAGTACGACCTTTTCATTGGCCAGGCAGGTGATGCACCAGGCAGCGGTCATATTGATCAACACCGGTCTGCCTTCATTGCGGGCTTCGGCCAGGCGCTCGGGAGAGTATGGCTGCCAGTAGTCGGATGCGGCTGCGGCGCTGCTTGCGCCTGGCGTCGTCTCGAGTCGCGGCAGCAGCAACAGGGCGCCGGCGAAGGCGATCAGTGCCAGGCTGCCGCTGCCCCATCGCCACTGCGGGCGCGGCCACAGCCACAGGGCAAAGGCGATGGCGACCGCACCTGCCAGTACCAGGGCAACACCATCACTGCCACTCTGCCGCCCCAGCACCCAAAGCAACCATACAGCGGTCAGGTACATGGGGAACGCCAGCAATTGTTTGAGGCGATCCATCCACGGCCCCGGGCGGGGCAACCGGTCGATCAGTCCGGGGGCGTAGGTCAGCAGCAAGAAGGGGGCTGCCATACCGGCGCCCAATGCGGCAAATACGAGCAGAGCGATAGCCGCAGGCTGGGTGACGGCAAAGCCCAACGCAGAACCCATCAGCGGTGCGGTGCAGGGGCTGGCGACCAGGGTTGCAAGGGCACCGGTGGCGAGCGAGCCGCGCAGCTGGCGTGGGTTGCCGATGCCCTGGCCGAGCCCCATCAGGCGGCCGCCGATCTCGGTGAGGCCGGAAAGGCTGAGCCCCATGATAAAGAATAGGTACGCGAGGCCGGCCACCATTGCCGGTGACTGCAGCTGGAAGCCCCAGCCCACCGCTTCGCCACCGGCTCGCAGCATGAGCATTACAGCAGCGATAGCGACAAAGCTGGCGATCACTCCCGCGCTATAGGCCCAGCCGTGCCAGTGACGCTCGTGGCTGTGCTGGTTGGCCTGGGTAATGGACAGCAGTTTGATGGACAGTACCGGGAACACACAGGGCATGAAGTTCAGGACCATGCCGCCGAGAAATGCCAGCAGTATCGCCAGTGGGAGTCCAAGGGTGGCGCTCTCGCTCGCGCTGGCCGTGGGGGTGGCCGAGTTCAGCGGCGTCGGGGCTGCGGGCGCGATCGGTGTGGCCACGCCTTGGGCCAGGTCCAGGTCGAATTGGCGAATCTGTGGCGGGTAGCAGAGCCCTGCATCGGCGCAGCCCTGGTAGTGTACCTCCAGCTTCATCCGCTCCTGGCCGGAAGTCGCGAGAGGGATTTCCAGTTGCAGCCGGTAGACCTCGGTCTCTTTCTCGAAATAATCATCCCAGATGACCTCGCCTTCGGGGATCTCCAGCGGCAGCGGGGTCTTGCTGTCGCCATCCACCTGGAAGAGTGCGAGCTTGTCGCGATACAGATAGTACTCAGGCGCTATCTGGAATATGACGCTGGTTCCGCTTTCGAGAAACAGGAAGTCCTGCTGGTAGGCATCATCCACCGGCAGGAACTCAGTGTCCTGTGCGGCCCCAAGGGGATCACTGCCGAAAGGCGACTGAGCCGAGGCGGGATGAGTGGCCAGGGCCAGGACGGCTGCCAGGATCAGGAAAATTTTGCGGAAACTGTCGCTTGTCACAGCCATCGGGGTATAAATTCTTTATATTCGGGTCAAATAGTCTGGTAACCGGGGCCACCAAGTCATTCAGACTGCATGGTGGACGGTCAGTTCACTGTCGTGCGAGCACGGCAGTATAGTGGTCATAGCGGGTGGGAAAAACAACAGTGGAGTCGACGGTGTTTTCAGAACTGCTCTCCTGTCGCAGGATCGGGTTGGTGCTGGCCGCCTTGCTGCTGGCTGGCTGTGTTACCACTCCGCCAGTGCCGGCCCCGAGAGCGGTGCCGCTGCCAGAGAAGGTTGAACCTCCCCGCCCGTCGCCGGAAGAGATCCGCCAGCGCAATGTCGCTTACTTTCTGCAGCGTGCCGAAGCTGCACAGCGTGAGGGGTTCCTGACCCAGCCTGCCGGTGCCAGCGCTTACGACTACTACCTGCGTGTGCGCCAGCTGGATCCCGATAATACGCAGGCTGCCACGGGCATTCAGACCATCATCATCGAGTTCGTGGAGCGCGCCCGGGAGGCTTTGCGGCGCCGTTCATTTGCGGAAGTAAACAGTTTTCTGAACCGTGCGGATGAGCTGGCACCGGGTAATCCCCTGGTCGCCGAGGTGCGCACACAGCTGGCGCAGGAGCGCAGTCGCGCGAGCGCGGATCTCCCTGAGGGGGAGAATATTTCTCTCCCGGAGGCTTCGCTTTCCTCCCGTAATGCAGCGGTCACGGCGCTGCTAAAAGAGGTTGCAGAGCGGATTCGTCGGGAGGATCTGCGGGTACTCATTGTTGCGCGAAATGACGCGGAGGGACGCTGGATCTACCAGCAGTTACGGGAAGCTGTCATGGGCTATCGCGTGCGCGGGGACATCAAACTCGGCGCGTCCCCGCGACTGATCCTGATGAAAACGGACGGGACCTGACAATATGAAAACTGTGGTCAATAAAGGGCTGATAGCGGCGGCCTTGTTACTCGCCACTGCGGGTGTCACTTTTGCCCAGGGGACTGCCCTGGAGATCGGTGGGTTTGTTCGTGAAACCCTGCCCGGGCTGTCGACCAGCGCAGCCTATCTGGAACTGAAAAACCACGCCCGGGAGGGGCGTAGTCTGACCGGAGTCGAAATCGCCCAATCGGCGCAGGCTCTGGCGAGTCTGCACACTACCGTGGAGCGGGATGGTATCAGTCGTATGCGTCCCGTGGAGGCGCTGGCCATCCCCGCCGGCCAATCAGTAAAGATGGCGCCGGGCGGCCTGCACGTAATGCTGGAAGGCGTGAAACTGCGAGCCGGTGACAATTTGTCACTGCGTCTGCTTTTTGCCAATGGTGAGATCCGCGAGGTGGTCCTGCCGGTGCGGGGCTTGCAGGCGGATAGCGAGCACCATCATCATCACCAGCACGGATA from Microbulbifer aggregans includes these protein-coding regions:
- the accC gene encoding acetyl-CoA carboxylase biotin carboxylase subunit yields the protein MFDKVLIANRGEIALRVLRACKEMGIATVAVHSQVDRDLKHVRLADEAVCIGPNPSPQSYLNIPAIISAMEITDSVAVHPGYGFLAENADFAEQVQKSGFTFIGPDADVIRLMGDKVSAIAAMKKAGVPTVPGSDGPLPANGERCLEIGRKVGYPVIIKAAAGGGGRGMRVVHTEAALLNAISVTKSEAKAAFGDDTVYMEKFLQNPRHVEIQVMSDGQGNAIHLGDRDCSLQRRHQKVLEEAPAPGIPDKVRQDVYEACVQACIEIGYRGAGTFEFLYEDERFYFIEMNTRIQVEHPVSEMVTGVDLIKEQIRVCAGEKLSLKQEDIVIRGHSFECRINAEDPKTFFPSPGKVNNFHAPGGLGVRVDSHLYSGYSVPPNYDSMIAKVITHAQTREAALARMRVALSELIVDGIKTNIPLQVDLVNDAAFAQGGVNIHYLEKKLGL
- the accB gene encoding acetyl-CoA carboxylase biotin carboxyl carrier protein, giving the protein MDIRKIKKLIELLEESDIGELEIKEGEESVRISRGVSGAVQAAAAMAPMPAPAAAPAPAAPAPAAPAAQAEESVPALTGHAVKSPMVGTFYAASSPGAEPFVKVGQQVKVGDVICIVEAMKMMNQIEADKAGTIESILVEDGQPVEFDQPLVTIV
- the aroQ gene encoding type II 3-dehydroquinate dehydratase, with protein sequence MAKLLLLHGPNLNMLGTREPEIYGATTLAEIDREARGLCENAGHQLDAFQSNSEGALVDRIQAAGKEGIDFIVINPAAYTHTSVALRDALAAVAIPFIELHLSNPHAREAFRHRSYLSDLARGVICGFGAHSYTLALQAAMHQLASTPDQS
- a CDS encoding protein-disulfide reductase DsbD family protein; translation: MAVTSDSFRKIFLILAAVLALATHPASAQSPFGSDPLGAAQDTEFLPVDDAYQQDFLFLESGTSVIFQIAPEYYLYRDKLALFQVDGDSKTPLPLEIPEGEVIWDDYFEKETEVYRLQLEIPLATSGQERMKLEVHYQGCADAGLCYPPQIRQFDLDLAQGVATPIAPAAPTPLNSATPTASASESATLGLPLAILLAFLGGMVLNFMPCVFPVLSIKLLSITQANQHSHERHWHGWAYSAGVIASFVAIAAVMLMLRAGGEAVGWGFQLQSPAMVAGLAYLFFIMGLSLSGLTEIGGRLMGLGQGIGNPRQLRGSLATGALATLVASPCTAPLMGSALGFAVTQPAAIALLVFAALGAGMAAPFLLLTYAPGLIDRLPRPGPWMDRLKQLLAFPMYLTAVWLLWVLGRQSGSDGVALVLAGAVAIAFALWLWPRPQWRWGSGSLALIAFAGALLLLPRLETTPGASSAAAASDYWQPYSPERLAEARNEGRPVLINMTAAWCITCLANEKVVLSSDSVAEAVSSLEVVALKGDWTNQDPRITELLARYGRTSVPLYLVYPADGGEARILPQVLTRDGLITELQAAAAPEAGAAIAAEASR
- a CDS encoding N-acetylglucosaminyltransferase; its protein translation is MFSELLSCRRIGLVLAALLLAGCVTTPPVPAPRAVPLPEKVEPPRPSPEEIRQRNVAYFLQRAEAAQREGFLTQPAGASAYDYYLRVRQLDPDNTQAATGIQTIIIEFVERAREALRRRSFAEVNSFLNRADELAPGNPLVAEVRTQLAQERSRASADLPEGENISLPEASLSSRNAAVTALLKEVAERIRREDLRVLIVARNDAEGRWIYQQLREAVMGYRVRGDIKLGASPRLILMKTDGT
- a CDS encoding copper chaperone PCu(A)C, which codes for MKTVVNKGLIAAALLLATAGVTFAQGTALEIGGFVRETLPGLSTSAAYLELKNHAREGRSLTGVEIAQSAQALASLHTTVERDGISRMRPVEALAIPAGQSVKMAPGGLHVMLEGVKLRAGDNLSLRLLFANGEIREVVLPVRGLQADSEHHHHHQHG